From a region of the Enterobacter sp. JBIWA008 genome:
- a CDS encoding IS3 family transposase (programmed frameshift), which produces MSRRKYTFEERLEVVMHYFASDEGYRLTSARFNVPRTQVRIWVAAYDTHGEEGLRPRDKGVSIDPDIRVEAVKAVLSGQISQNQVATKFNLAGAASVGKWMKVFKEHGEEGLRSLKIGKKRAPHMTENPEAAEATLERSRAQRIHELEKRIKFLELRILYLQKFESLSSVRDKVRVVNELRQFYPLEQLLSMARIPRSTFYYHLKALKSAGKYDEINLRIKEIYDENQGRYGYRRITLALRREVGVINHKVVQRLMNGLDLKAAIRVKRYSSWRGERGCTADNILQRNFKASRPNEKWVTDVTEFAVNGRKLYLSPIIDLFNNEVISFSISERPTMPMIDDMLIKAFARLDADSAPVLHSDQGWQYRHRWYQYQLREFGVLQSMSRKGNCLDNACAECFFGTLKSECFYTNKFNDLHELKKAIEDYIRYYNTRRISLKLNGLSPVEYRLKSYPLRI; this is translated from the exons ATGTCCAGACGTAAGTATACCTTTGAAGAGCGCCTTGAAGTCGTTATGCACTATTTTGCTAGCGATGAGGGCTATCGTTTAACCTCCGCTCGATTCAATGTACCCAGAACCCAGGTTAGAATCTGGGTTGCCGCCTATGATACACATGGAGAAGAGGGACTAAGGCCCAGGGATAAAGGCGTATCAATTGATCCGGACATACGAGTTGAAGCAGTGAAAGCAGTGCTTTCAGGTCAGATTTCCCAGAATCAGGTGGCCACAAAATTCAATCTTGCAGGTGCTGCGTCTGTAGGCAAGTGGATGAAAGTATTCAAGGAGCATGGGGAAGAGGGGCTTCGCTCACTCAAGATAGGTAAAAAAAGGGCTCCTCATATGACTGAAAACCCTGAAGCTGCAGAAGCCACACTGGAACGCTCGCGAGCACAAAGGATTCACGAGCTGGAAAAGAGAATAAAGTTTCTTGAGTTACGGATACTTTACCTGCAAAAGT TTGAAAGCCTTAGTTCAGTAAGAGACAAGGTCAGAGTTGTAAATGAACTGAGGCAGTTTTACCCACTAGAACAATTGCTCAGTATGGCCAGGATACCTAGGAGCACGTTTTACTACCATCTTAAAGCACTTAAGTCGGCAGGAAAATACGATGAAATAAACCTCAGAATTAAAGAGATATATGATGAAAATCAGGGACGCTATGGCTACCGTCGTATAACTCTGGCTCTCAGAAGAGAAGTGGGCGTGATCAACCACAAAGTCGTTCAGCGCTTAATGAACGGGCTTGATCTCAAAGCAGCTATCAGGGTTAAACGCTACAGTTCATGGCGTGGCGAGCGAGGTTGTACGGCTGACAACATCTTACAGCGAAATTTTAAAGCCAGCAGACCTAACGAAAAATGGGTCACCGATGTCACTGAATTTGCCGTCAATGGTCGAAAACTCTATCTTTCACCCATCATCGACCTCTTCAATAACGAAGTAATTTCCTTCAGTATTTCAGAGCGCCCAACAATGCCAATGATTGATGATATGCTCATTAAGGCATTTGCCAGGCTGGATGCGGACAGCGCTCCTGTTCTTCACTCAGATCAGGGCTGGCAATACCGTCATAGATGGTATCAGTATCAGTTGCGAGAGTTCGGTGTCTTACAGAGCATGTCCAGAAAAGGAAACTGTCTGGATAATGCCTGTGCTGAATGTTTTTTCGGAACGTTAAAGTCAGAATGCTTCTATACCAATAAATTCAATGATCTTCATGAACTTAAGAAAGCCATTGAAGATTACATTCGGTATTACAACACCAGACGAATCAGCCTCAAGTTAAATGGTCTTAGTCCCGTTGAATACAGACTTAAATCTTACCCATTGAGGATTTAG